A single region of the Mercenaria mercenaria strain notata unplaced genomic scaffold, MADL_Memer_1 contig_4735, whole genome shotgun sequence genome encodes:
- the LOC128554121 gene encoding von Willebrand factor D and EGF domain-containing protein-like produces the protein FIDHELVFVFDNKASISKISESDLTSNGYSLGIYMRCGVKTASSIAGLKSDLTISDDFFAGIKSSDKVITMNRTQSYTVTFTPTVPFGCYGVVGVEQTGKCDHKVHMIILEEDQCVLDDTNTGGRNPVAYHDEKHALCGFEVQGCYPANNANVPVPCEETMQTYDMTLTTQSFGNDYTSFYSFRLETQNAGTHKIWKNYMVEQIDINIQDDIDARDKICYSHVDPHMQTTKGKGYENNDDEGEFILYWNIVYDIQVQERTTLCDHFGRAFCTCAVAIRSGGDIFLINLCNDLKFIGMTSCKDNSLVIQKYSELEYQVQTNIGTLVKIRIRPYEERHGLIFDELMNIDIVMAPKDYESIRGLCGLFDLNHDFHDRNGNPIGYQNRKQFVEEWKLRDSDKNYLTTTCKADVKTWEEDNQRLFCYCNCYDTSCDTVKNEAMCSPSQYLNCTVSREATMTLCNEFTDRCITENRKRRSALTFDHEKEMQRKASLSHHKKQIREKRQIEYSISIENSTIMCTEGITGTASVQKYSDLFGGYNYSSFIQECIIDVYNSQSTRWISAHKTAAKDAVQIGFKINSNYTLTHNDELVDFKIQYCPSNCSGNGYCSEEGVCKCEAGYFGTDCGNDKTEAPGIDDVEGGGFCDTRYGSECRCFELQTRELAEDFHCKRVHKKVLRNGTVQDLGTDVVSGAFKNMFMGECCFETRRRTRSSETTDDIIYYLYDASISNDGIHFGATSTVYIYDSTCLNTRPDGNGNVTFEVKSNTCIIKGLCYEDDNADIDNACLKCKAATDQFNWTYSCADSDNEKHMDRDINTIAISVPLSLVGGVLLVFIGYLTVKKLNSHCALCPQRQDLRMQW, from the exons TCTAGCGACAAAGTAATTACAATGAACAGGACACAAAGCTACACAGTTACATTTACACCTACTGTTCCCTTTGGTTGTTATGGAGTTGTTGGAGTTGAACAGACTGGCAAATGTGATCACAAAGTGCATATGATTATACTAGAAGAGGATCAGTGCGTTCTTGATGATACAAACACAGGAGGTCGAAATCCTGTTGCCTATCATGACGAAAAACATGCACTATGTGGTTTCGAAGTTCAG GGTTGTTACCCTGCGAATAATGCAAATGTACCGGTCCCATGTGAAGAAACAATGCAAACTTATGACATGACTTTAACAACTCAAAGTTTCGGAAATGATTACACATCATTCTATAGCTTCAGACTTGAGACACAGAACGCTGGAACACATAAGATTTGGAAGAACTACATGGTTGAACAAATTGAC ATAAATATACAAGATGATATTGATGCAAGGGATAAAATATGCTACTCCCACGTTGATCCACATATGCAAACAACCAAAGGAAA GGGATATGAGAACAATGATGATGAAGGAGAATTTATACTTTACTGGAATATCGTGTACGATATTCAG GTACAAGAAAGAACAACGCTTTGTGATCATTTCGGGAGAGCATTCTGTACCTGTGCTGTTGCTATAAGGTCTGGTGGTGACATTTTCCTTATCAATCTATGCAATGATCTTAAATTCATTGGAATGACTTCGTGTAAGGACAATTCTCTTGTGATTCAAAAATACAGCGAACTGGAGTACCAG GTACAAACAAACATAGGCACGCTTGTCAAAATTCGCATACGTCCTTATGAGGAACGCCATGGTTTGATCTTTGACGAATTGATGAACATTGACATAGTTATGGCCCCAAAAGACTATGAATCTATACGTGGATTGTGTGGTCTGTTCGACCTTAATCATGATTTTCATGACAGAAATGGTAACCCTATAGGTTATCAAAATAGGAAACAATTCGTCGAAGAGTGGAA GCTGAGAGACTCGGATAAAAATTATTTGACAACAACCTGTAAAGCTGACGTTAAGACATGGGAAGAAGACAATCAACGGTTATTTTGTTACTGTAATTGCTATGATACTAGCTGTGACACAGTGAAAAACGAGGCAATGTGTTCTCCGTCGCAATATCTAAATTGTACAGTCAGTCGTGAAGCAACTATGACACTTTGTAATGAGTTTACAGACCGATGCATAACAGAGAATAGAAAGCGCAGATCGGCACTTACCTTTgatcatgaaaaagaaatgcaaagAAAGGCAAGTCTTTCTCATCACAAGAAACAGATCCGTGAAAAG CGTCaaatagaatacagtatttcaataGAGAATTCTACAATAATGTGTACAGAGGGAATAACTGGCACTGCATCTGTGCAAAAGTATTCGGATTTGTTTGGTGGATACAATTATTCATCGTTCATTCAGGAATGCATAATAGATGTTTAC AACAGTCAAAGTACTCGATGGATAAGTGCCCATAAAACAGCCGCAAAAGATGCAGTCCAGATCGGCTTtaagataaattcaaattatactTTGACGCATAACGATGAACTTGTCGATTTCAAAATACAATACTGTCCATCAAACTGCAGCGGGAATGGCTATTGCAGTGAAGAag GAGTGTGCAAATGTGAAGCAGGCTATTTTGGAACTGACTGTGGAAATGATAAAACTGAAGCCCCCGGAATAGACGATGTTGAAGGCGGAGGATTTTGTGATACGCGATATGGAAGTGAATGTAGATGTTTTGAACTGCAAACAAGGGAACTTGCTGAagattttcattgtaaaagaGTTCATAAAAAG GTTCTCAGAAATGGAACTGTACAAGACCTTGGCACCGATGTAGTTTCTGGAGCGTTTAAAAATATGTTCATGGGCGAATGCTGTTTTGAAACTAGACGACGAACACGATCATCTGAAACAACAGATGACATTATTTATTATCTTTACGATGCCTCTATCAGCAATGATGGAATACACTTTGGAGCTACATCTACAGTTTACATATATGATTCCACATGTCTGAATACAAGACCCGATGGTAATGGAAATGTAACATTTGAAGTAAAG AGCAACACGTGTATCATTAAAGGTCTGTGCTACGAAGATGACAATGCGGACATCGACAATGCTTGTCTTAAGTGCAAGGCCGCAACAGATCAGTTTAACTGGACATata GCTGTGCAGATTCAGACAACGAGAAACATATGGATCGTGACATTAATACTATAGCCATATCGGTGCCATTATCGTTGGTTGGTGGAGTTCTATTGGTGTTTATCGGCTATCTGACTGTCAAGAAACTGAACAGCCATTGCG CACTGTGTCCACAACGCCAGGATTTACGAATGCAATGGTGA